The Flavobacterium marginilacus genome window below encodes:
- a CDS encoding bactofilin family protein, which produces MFDKKPKSYTDLLGKTNRIVEGTTIHGDIISPADFRLDGELIGNFTSNGKLVIGPSGSIKGDIICNTVDIEGKFEGKIKVEGLLNIKESANIIGEVEIGKLAVEPGAVFNASCVMFTKTVAPANADK; this is translated from the coding sequence ATGTTTGATAAAAAGCCCAAATCCTACACAGACCTTTTAGGAAAGACAAATAGAATAGTCGAAGGGACTACTATACACGGAGATATTATTTCGCCAGCCGATTTTAGATTGGACGGGGAGCTGATAGGAAACTTTACATCTAATGGTAAATTAGTAATTGGACCTTCGGGCAGTATCAAAGGAGATATTATTTGTAATACAGTAGACATAGAAGGAAAATTTGAAGGCAAAATAAAGGTAGAAGGCCTTTTGAATATAAAAGAATCAGCCAATATTATTGGTGAGGTCGAAATTGGCAAACTGGCGGTAGAACCAGGCGCTGTCTTCAATGCTTCCTGTGTTATGTTTACAAAAACTGTAGCTCCAGCAAATGCCGACAAATAA
- a CDS encoding AtpZ/AtpI family protein, with protein sequence MPTNNSPKKNNYNKWLALINIPIQMGVIIFLFSYLGNWLDENHPSTKVYYVKIMVMAGVFLALYNVIRQVNEINKNNNSKV encoded by the coding sequence ATGCCGACAAATAACTCCCCAAAAAAGAACAACTACAATAAATGGCTGGCCTTGATTAATATTCCCATCCAAATGGGAGTTATTATCTTTTTGTTTTCTTATTTAGGAAATTGGCTGGATGAGAATCATCCAAGTACCAAAGTATATTATGTAAAAATAATGGTAATGGCCGGTGTTTTTTTGGCACTGTATAATGTAATCCGCCAAGTAAACGAAATAAATAAAAACAATAATAGTAAAGTGTAA
- a CDS encoding DUF6168 family protein, which translates to MSLKKMYSFFVLIGAAFLLYVIHKMVFYVLNIKEASFHYSLETLYFFFLALSAVIFKVLLTVKEKSFDNVGMSFLLVTSVKMVFCYLILRPLLQTPKLDNPAERINFFILFIVFLTIETLFTIRLVNEKQ; encoded by the coding sequence ATGAGTTTAAAAAAAATGTATTCTTTTTTTGTTTTAATAGGTGCCGCATTCCTATTATATGTAATTCATAAAATGGTTTTCTATGTTTTAAACATTAAAGAAGCGTCTTTTCATTATTCACTGGAAACACTTTATTTCTTTTTCCTGGCTTTGTCGGCAGTTATTTTCAAGGTTTTATTAACAGTCAAAGAAAAAAGTTTTGACAACGTAGGAATGTCGTTTCTTTTGGTGACCAGTGTTAAGATGGTTTTTTGTTACTTGATTTTAAGACCGTTATTGCAGACTCCAAAGTTAGATAATCCTGCGGAACGAATAAATTTCTTTATCCTGTTTATTGTCTTTTTAACAATTGAGACACTTTTTACGATACGCTTAGTAAACGAAAAGCAATAA
- the atpB gene encoding F0F1 ATP synthase subunit A, which yields MVISNKALRFIIATFVICLPFISFANPETATTNAQNVESHEGSKSGHEAHGEPTDVKSKVKAFIKHHVLDSHEFSFFQDDETGEHYGFPLPIIIWDGGLQVFSSSKFEHGEAVAESNGNYYKLNHHDGKIYKTDAAGTITEDEATGFPVNERPLDLSITKSVLSIIIAAILMFFIFSGLAKSYAKNNGIASGAARIFEPLVIYVRDEIAIPNIGEKHYKRYMSYLLTIFFFVLFLNIFGLMPFGINVTGNLTITFSLAILTFLITNFTANKNYWGHIFWMPGVPKVMRIVLAPIELLGVFIKPFSLMIRLYANIFAGHIVLMSIIGLMFIFKSWLGSSLSFGLSFALSILEILVAFLQAYIFTMLSALYFGAAVEEHHHEEAHH from the coding sequence ATGGTGATTTCCAACAAAGCACTTAGATTTATTATAGCGACTTTCGTTATATGTCTTCCTTTTATTAGTTTTGCAAACCCTGAAACTGCTACTACAAATGCTCAAAATGTAGAATCTCACGAAGGTTCGAAATCAGGTCATGAAGCTCACGGTGAACCTACAGATGTGAAATCTAAAGTTAAGGCATTTATAAAACACCACGTTTTAGATTCTCATGAATTTTCTTTTTTTCAAGATGATGAAACAGGAGAACATTATGGATTTCCATTACCAATTATTATTTGGGACGGTGGACTTCAAGTTTTTTCTTCTTCAAAATTTGAGCACGGTGAAGCTGTTGCCGAATCAAACGGAAACTACTACAAATTAAATCACCATGACGGAAAAATTTACAAAACAGATGCTGCTGGTACTATAACCGAAGATGAAGCAACAGGTTTTCCAGTAAATGAGCGTCCTTTGGATTTGTCAATTACAAAATCAGTTTTGTCTATAATAATAGCGGCTATTTTAATGTTCTTCATTTTTTCAGGTTTAGCAAAATCTTATGCTAAAAATAATGGAATCGCTTCTGGAGCAGCTCGTATCTTTGAGCCACTTGTAATATATGTACGTGATGAAATTGCAATCCCTAACATTGGCGAGAAACATTATAAAAGATATATGAGTTATTTACTGACTATCTTTTTCTTTGTGCTGTTCCTGAATATTTTTGGTTTGATGCCTTTTGGTATTAACGTTACAGGAAATCTTACTATTACTTTTTCATTAGCTATTCTTACTTTTTTAATAACAAACTTTACTGCCAATAAAAACTATTGGGGGCACATTTTCTGGATGCCGGGTGTACCAAAAGTTATGCGTATTGTTTTGGCTCCTATTGAATTATTAGGAGTTTTCATTAAGCCATTCTCATTGATGATACGTTTGTATGCAAACATTTTTGCAGGGCACATTGTATTGATGAGTATTATCGGTTTGATGTTTATTTTCAAAAGCTGGCTAGGAAGCAGTTTGTCATTTGGATTGTCATTTGCACTTTCTATCCTTGAAATATTAGTAGCATTTTTACAAGCGTATATTTTCACGATGTTATCTGCTTTGTACTTTGGTGCAGCAGTAGAAGAGCATCATCATGAGGAAGCTCATCACTAA
- the atpE gene encoding ATP synthase F0 subunit C: MEIPQIVGAGLIVIGAGLGIGRIGGSAMDAIARQPEASGKIQTAMLIAAALIEGIGFAALFAS; the protein is encoded by the coding sequence ATGGAAATTCCACAAATCGTAGGAGCAGGATTGATCGTTATCGGAGCAGGATTAGGTATTGGTAGAATCGGTGGTTCAGCAATGGATGCTATCGCTCGTCAGCCAGAAGCTTCAGGTAAAATCCAAACTGCAATGCTTATTGCAGCTGCACTTATTGAAGGTATTGGTTTTGCTGCGTTATTCGCATCTTAA
- a CDS encoding F0F1 ATP synthase subunit B, whose translation MEKLINQFELGLFFWQVLIFVGLIFLLKKFAWKPILDAVNDREEGIKNALLSAENAKKEMQNLQADNQRILQEARLERDNMLKEAREMKDKMVDDAKNEAQAQGQKMIDQAKVAIESEKNAAMAELKLQVSTLSLSIAEKLLKEELSNKEAQTKLVEKLLGDVKLN comes from the coding sequence ATGGAAAAGTTAATAAATCAGTTTGAGTTAGGTTTGTTCTTCTGGCAAGTATTAATATTTGTTGGTTTAATATTCTTATTGAAAAAATTTGCTTGGAAACCGATTCTTGATGCTGTAAACGATAGAGAAGAAGGAATTAAAAACGCATTGCTTTCTGCTGAAAATGCAAAAAAAGAAATGCAGAATTTGCAAGCTGATAACCAGCGTATTTTACAAGAAGCTAGATTAGAGCGTGACAACATGCTTAAAGAAGCTCGTGAAATGAAAGACAAAATGGTTGACGATGCCAAAAATGAAGCTCAGGCTCAAGGTCAAAAAATGATTGACCAAGCGAAAGTTGCAATCGAAAGCGAAAAAAATGCAGCTATGGCTGAATTGAAATTGCAAGTTTCAACTTTGTCACTTAGTATTGCTGAAAAATTATTAAAAGAGGAATTGTCTAACAAAGAAGCTCAGACTAAATTGGTTGAGAAATTGTTAGGTGACGTTAAATTGAACTAA
- the atpH gene encoding ATP synthase F1 subunit delta: MASTRAAIRYATAILDLSNSKGVSEAVNNDMKSIASTIKGNEELNTFIQNPTIKVEVKEKALLEVFATVDNVTKGLIHLLFENKRFEILDIIAAEYSKLFDIKNNVEVAKVTTAVAMDAALEAKVLAKIATLSDKKITIVNTVDPSIIGGFILRIGDQQYNASVASRLQILKRELSN, from the coding sequence ATGGCAAGTACTAGAGCAGCAATTCGTTATGCGACCGCAATTTTAGATTTATCCAATTCAAAAGGGGTATCTGAAGCTGTGAATAATGACATGAAATCTATTGCTTCAACGATTAAGGGAAATGAGGAATTGAATACTTTTATTCAAAACCCAACCATTAAAGTAGAAGTGAAAGAGAAAGCACTTTTAGAAGTTTTTGCTACTGTTGACAATGTAACCAAAGGTTTGATTCATTTGTTATTTGAAAACAAAAGATTTGAAATCCTTGATATTATTGCGGCAGAATACAGCAAATTGTTTGATATCAAGAATAATGTTGAAGTTGCCAAAGTAACAACTGCTGTTGCTATGGACGCTGCACTTGAAGCTAAAGTTTTGGCTAAAATTGCAACACTTTCTGATAAAAAAATCACGATAGTAAATACTGTAGATCCTTCTATCATCGGAGGATTTATATTAAGAATAGGCGATCAGCAGTATAATGCTTCTGTTGCCAGCAGATTACAAATATTAAAGAGAGAGTTAAGTAATTAG
- the atpA gene encoding F0F1 ATP synthase subunit alpha, whose product MAEIKPAEISAILRKQVEGFESGATLEEVGTVLQVGDGIALIYGLSNVQYGELVEFENGLEAIVLNLEQDNVGVVLLGPSTGIKEGSTAKRTQRIASLKTGEGMVGRVVNTLGFPIDGKGPIGGELFEMPLERKAPGVIFRQPVTEPLQTGVKAVDAMIPVGRGQRELVIGDRQTGKSTVCIDTILNQKEFYDAGKPVFCIYVAIGQKASTVAGIAKTLEEKGAMAYTVIVAANASDPAPMQVYAPFAGAAIGEYFRDSGRPALIVYDDLSKQAVAYREVSLLLRRPPGREAYPGDVFYLHSRLLERACKVIADDSIAKDMNDLPDSLKGIVKGGGSLTALPIIETQAGDVSAYIPTNVISITDGQIFLDGDLFNSGVRPAINVGISVSRVGGNAQIKSMKKVSGTLKLDQAQFRELEAFAKFGSDLDAVTLNVIEKGKRNVEILKQGLNDPYTVEDQIAIIYAGSKNLLRNVPVNKVKEFEKDFLEFLNNKHRATLDALKAGKLTDEITDVLETVAKEISAKYN is encoded by the coding sequence ATGGCGGAAATTAAACCAGCTGAAATTTCAGCGATATTAAGAAAGCAAGTAGAAGGTTTTGAGTCTGGTGCTACACTAGAGGAAGTGGGTACAGTACTTCAAGTTGGAGATGGTATTGCTCTTATTTATGGGCTTTCAAATGTTCAATACGGTGAGTTAGTTGAATTCGAAAACGGATTAGAAGCAATCGTTTTGAACCTTGAACAAGATAATGTTGGGGTGGTACTTTTAGGACCTTCAACAGGAATAAAAGAAGGATCTACAGCAAAAAGAACACAACGTATCGCTTCTCTTAAAACAGGAGAAGGAATGGTAGGACGTGTAGTCAACACTCTTGGTTTTCCAATTGACGGAAAAGGACCAATCGGTGGTGAATTATTCGAAATGCCTTTGGAAAGAAAAGCTCCTGGAGTTATCTTCCGTCAGCCGGTAACTGAACCATTGCAAACAGGTGTAAAAGCAGTTGATGCTATGATCCCAGTTGGACGTGGACAGCGTGAGCTTGTTATTGGTGACCGTCAGACAGGAAAATCTACTGTTTGTATCGATACCATCTTAAATCAAAAAGAATTTTATGATGCAGGTAAACCTGTATTTTGTATATATGTAGCAATTGGTCAAAAAGCTTCTACTGTTGCAGGAATTGCAAAAACATTAGAAGAAAAAGGAGCAATGGCTTACACAGTGATCGTAGCAGCAAATGCTTCTGATCCAGCTCCAATGCAAGTTTATGCTCCTTTCGCAGGTGCTGCAATTGGAGAATATTTTAGAGATTCAGGCCGTCCGGCTTTAATCGTTTATGATGATTTGTCTAAACAAGCTGTTGCTTACCGTGAGGTTTCTCTTTTATTAAGAAGACCACCAGGACGTGAAGCATATCCTGGAGACGTTTTCTACTTACACTCCCGTTTATTAGAAAGAGCTTGTAAAGTTATCGCTGATGACAGTATTGCTAAAGACATGAACGATTTACCAGATTCTTTGAAAGGAATTGTAAAAGGCGGAGGTTCTTTGACTGCATTGCCAATTATCGAAACTCAAGCGGGTGACGTATCTGCATATATCCCAACAAACGTAATTTCGATTACTGACGGACAGATTTTCTTGGATGGAGATTTGTTTAACTCTGGTGTTCGTCCTGCAATTAACGTAGGTATTTCTGTATCTCGTGTTGGAGGTAATGCTCAAATTAAATCAATGAAGAAAGTATCAGGTACTTTGAAATTAGATCAAGCACAATTCCGTGAATTGGAAGCGTTTGCTAAATTCGGTTCTGATCTTGATGCTGTAACATTGAACGTAATTGAAAAAGGAAAAAGAAACGTTGAAATCTTGAAACAAGGTTTGAATGATCCTTATACAGTTGAAGACCAAATTGCAATTATCTATGCTGGATCTAAAAACTTATTGAGAAATGTTCCTGTGAACAAAGTGAAAGAATTTGAGAAAGATTTCTTGGAATTCTTGAACAACAAGCACAGAGCTACTCTTGATGCTTTAAAAGCAGGAAAATTAACAGATGAAATTACAGATGTACTTGAAACTGTTGCAAAAGAAATTTCAGCGAAATATAACTAA
- the atpG gene encoding ATP synthase F1 subunit gamma, producing MANLKEIRNRITSISSTMQITSAMKMVSAAKLKKAQDAITAMRPYAEKLTELLQNLSASLDGDVGGEFTTQREVKKVLIVAITSNRGLCGAFNTNVIKEAKNRSEYYAGKQVDVFAIGKKGNDILSKTSTVIDNQSAIFDNLTFDNVAAIAETLTQKFVSGEYDKIELVYNQFKNAATQIVQVEQFLPLAPIQSDKAVSNGDYIFEPAKEEIVMTLIPKALKTQLYKGIRDSFASEHGARMTAMHKATDNATDLRDQLKLTYNKARQAAITNEILEIVGGAEALKG from the coding sequence ATGGCAAATTTAAAGGAAATCCGTAATAGAATTACTTCCATTTCATCTACGATGCAGATTACATCGGCGATGAAAATGGTTTCTGCAGCAAAGCTAAAGAAAGCACAAGATGCGATCACTGCAATGCGCCCTTATGCCGAAAAATTAACGGAATTATTACAGAATCTATCTGCTTCACTTGATGGTGATGTTGGAGGAGAATTTACTACACAGCGTGAAGTAAAAAAAGTATTAATTGTAGCAATCACTTCTAACAGAGGTTTGTGCGGTGCTTTTAACACGAATGTAATTAAGGAAGCTAAAAACCGTTCTGAATATTATGCAGGTAAACAAGTAGATGTTTTTGCTATCGGAAAAAAAGGAAACGATATTTTATCTAAAACGTCAACTGTAATTGACAATCAAAGTGCAATTTTTGATAATTTAACTTTTGACAATGTTGCGGCTATTGCAGAAACATTAACTCAAAAGTTTGTTTCGGGTGAATATGACAAAATTGAATTGGTTTACAATCAATTTAAAAATGCTGCTACTCAAATCGTTCAGGTAGAACAGTTTTTGCCATTAGCACCTATTCAATCTGATAAAGCGGTATCTAATGGGGATTACATTTTTGAACCTGCAAAGGAAGAAATTGTAATGACGTTAATTCCAAAAGCTTTGAAAACACAATTGTACAAAGGTATCCGTGATTCATTTGCATCAGAGCATGGAGCACGTATGACTGCAATGCATAAAGCAACTGATAATGCAACTGATTTGAGAGATCAATTAAAATTGACTTACAATAAAGCACGTCAGGCAGCAATTACAAATGAGATCTTAGAAATTGTTGGTGGTGCCGAGGCTTTGAAAGGTTAA
- a CDS encoding GNAT family N-acetyltransferase has product MKIAELTAVTEMLDQIGTMHHLYPKLTLEKYEAYLQEMVPHNYKQVAVFDGEICVGLSGFWTAVKLWTGKYIEIDNFIVHSDYRSKGIGKMMTDYIDAKAKDEGCNAIVLDAFTGNFTAHRFYYNQGFEPRGFHFVKMLNQEGLT; this is encoded by the coding sequence TTGAAAATCGCCGAACTTACCGCCGTTACTGAAATGCTAGACCAAATTGGGACAATGCACCATTTATATCCTAAGCTTACTTTGGAAAAATATGAGGCCTATCTGCAAGAAATGGTTCCGCATAATTATAAGCAGGTTGCCGTTTTTGATGGTGAAATTTGTGTAGGATTATCTGGTTTTTGGACGGCAGTCAAACTTTGGACGGGGAAGTATATAGAAATAGACAACTTTATTGTTCATTCTGATTATAGATCCAAAGGAATTGGTAAGATGATGACCGATTATATTGATGCTAAAGCCAAAGACGAAGGCTGTAACGCTATTGTTTTGGATGCTTTCACAGGTAATTTTACCGCCCATCGTTTTTATTACAATCAAGGGTTTGAGCCAAGAGGCTTTCATTTTGTAAAAATGTTAAACCAAGAGGGATTGACATAG
- a CDS encoding OmpA family protein: MGKILRTEKLTTFSELLIVIIAIGGILGAVYYISPGIKTAISKQLNGMELNGTDVNNVTNAEKIALPSTDISSEVSSKPLVRIGGYAWNAQSGIIVANGGPKTTKGSLMEKNGVNLEIVRQDWLSELRNMQMKFIEEFDKGEAFPSSDKSVFAVMIMGDGAPFYISSAQKSLDEKYGKDKYHLQVMGVVGMSYGEDKLIGPPNWKSDPKSMKGSVISAVLGDGDWVTTVNYCFANGLKVNPDPTTYDAEAVNIYPSENDDYIKSAEELIKSQTTGWTVTLKEVVNGKLTGKSVNRKIDGCATWTPGDKTVFDKLSGFVDIVSTKEFNNQMPTALIGVKEWAVKNPDIVSNILKSALTASNQMKNYEDWKVRASQAVSDTYKMETPEYWYKMFKGQQGTKAGLTYNMGGSKVFNYADAMQYFGMSDGVNRYKSVYNQVSGYLTELNPFGFNENVGAVVPYDQAVNLFFLKNINDIESTSADKADYSTQATEVMASGEWKINFSSGSASVQSSSNKDLEKIYNLLVQAENSKLTVVGHTDNVGNSESNLALSKSRAQAVVDYLKQKGIPENRFQLIDGKGQNEPVADNSTESGKSKNRRVVITFLK, encoded by the coding sequence ATGGGAAAAATTTTAAGAACGGAAAAGCTAACCACTTTTTCTGAATTATTGATTGTTATTATTGCAATAGGAGGAATTTTAGGAGCAGTATATTATATTTCTCCAGGAATCAAAACTGCTATTTCAAAACAATTGAACGGAATGGAATTGAATGGCACAGATGTAAATAATGTTACTAATGCCGAAAAAATTGCACTTCCGTCTACTGACATATCTTCTGAAGTAAGCAGTAAACCTTTAGTAAGAATTGGAGGATATGCCTGGAATGCTCAGTCAGGAATTATTGTTGCTAATGGTGGACCAAAAACAACAAAGGGTTCTTTGATGGAAAAAAACGGAGTTAATCTTGAAATTGTGCGTCAGGACTGGCTTTCGGAATTGCGTAATATGCAGATGAAATTCATCGAAGAATTTGATAAGGGAGAAGCTTTTCCTTCATCTGACAAGAGTGTTTTTGCAGTTATGATTATGGGTGACGGAGCACCTTTTTATATTAGTTCTGCTCAAAAATCATTAGACGAGAAATACGGAAAAGACAAATACCACTTACAGGTTATGGGTGTGGTCGGTATGAGTTATGGTGAAGATAAATTAATCGGACCGCCAAATTGGAAATCTGATCCAAAATCTATGAAAGGATCTGTTATTTCGGCTGTTCTTGGAGATGGTGACTGGGTTACGACCGTAAATTATTGTTTTGCAAATGGATTAAAAGTAAATCCAGATCCAACAACTTATGATGCAGAAGCGGTAAATATTTATCCTTCAGAAAATGATGATTACATCAAATCTGCAGAGGAATTGATTAAATCCCAAACAACAGGCTGGACTGTTACTTTGAAAGAAGTGGTAAATGGAAAATTAACTGGAAAATCGGTTAACAGAAAAATTGATGGCTGTGCTACCTGGACGCCTGGAGATAAAACGGTTTTTGATAAACTTTCTGGTTTTGTTGATATCGTTTCTACGAAAGAATTCAATAATCAAATGCCAACAGCACTTATTGGTGTGAAAGAATGGGCGGTAAAAAATCCTGATATTGTTTCCAATATTTTGAAATCGGCTTTGACAGCTTCAAATCAAATGAAAAATTATGAAGACTGGAAAGTAAGAGCTTCTCAGGCAGTTAGCGATACTTATAAAATGGAAACTCCAGAATATTGGTACAAAATGTTTAAAGGACAACAGGGCACAAAAGCTGGATTGACCTATAATATGGGAGGTTCAAAGGTGTTTAATTATGCTGATGCAATGCAGTATTTTGGAATGTCAGACGGTGTAAACAGATATAAATCAGTTTATAATCAAGTTTCTGGATATTTAACTGAATTGAATCCGTTTGGATTTAATGAAAATGTAGGAGCTGTAGTTCCTTATGATCAGGCTGTAAATTTATTTTTCCTTAAAAATATTAACGATATCGAATCAACTTCTGCAGATAAAGCAGATTATTCTACACAAGCTACTGAGGTTATGGCTTCTGGTGAATGGAAAATCAATTTTAGTTCAGGAAGTGCTTCTGTTCAAAGCAGTTCGAATAAAGATTTAGAGAAAATTTATAATCTTTTGGTTCAGGCAGAAAATAGTAAATTAACAGTTGTTGGACATACAGATAATGTTGGAAACAGCGAATCTAATTTAGCTTTATCAAAAAGCAGAGCGCAGGCTGTTGTTGATTATCTGAAACAAAAAGGTATTCCGGAAAACCGTTTCCAGCTGATTGACGGTAAAGGTCAAAATGAGCCGGTTGCTGACAACAGTACAGAATCTGGTAAATCGAAAAACCGTAGAGTTGTAATTACGTTCTTGAAATAA
- a CDS encoding ABC transporter permease, producing MIKIFTPFEKLSKSHKTLILLGWLFLLIVIWFVGTSGTKHLFPSPGQVLTGFTDLYNEGLVVHIFNSLQLCFISIFLATIISLLFAYTWPIPALKSVSEFVTKFRFLPFTGLSFYITMVIHEARTMQVWILVVFLTTFLTTSLIAVIKDIPQEEFDHAKTLKCSRLEVLWQVIILGRLDYVIDVIRQNLAITWMMLVTVESIVVASGGLGFLIKNSDKFMNTGRIIALQIIILLIGLALDAGINFLRKTIFRYSKI from the coding sequence ATGATAAAAATTTTTACCCCTTTTGAGAAATTATCAAAAAGCCACAAAACGCTCATTTTATTAGGCTGGCTATTTCTTTTGATAGTGATTTGGTTTGTTGGAACTTCAGGGACAAAACATCTTTTTCCTTCGCCAGGACAGGTTTTAACCGGTTTTACGGATTTGTATAATGAAGGCTTGGTTGTCCACATTTTTAATTCTTTGCAATTGTGTTTTATCTCAATTTTTTTGGCTACAATAATTTCGTTATTATTTGCTTATACATGGCCAATTCCGGCTTTAAAATCTGTTTCTGAATTTGTGACTAAATTCCGTTTTTTGCCTTTTACTGGTCTGTCATTTTATATCACAATGGTAATCCATGAAGCGAGAACAATGCAGGTTTGGATTCTAGTTGTTTTCTTGACAACTTTCTTGACAACCTCTTTAATTGCGGTTATCAAAGACATTCCTCAAGAAGAATTTGACCATGCCAAAACTTTAAAATGCAGTCGATTGGAAGTGCTTTGGCAGGTTATTATTTTAGGAAGACTAGATTATGTTATTGATGTTATCAGACAAAATCTGGCGATTACATGGATGATGCTTGTTACAGTTGAATCCATAGTTGTTGCATCAGGCGGATTGGGATTTTTAATAAAAAACTCCGATAAATTCATGAATACCGGACGTATAATAGCACTGCAGATTATTATTTTATTAATAGGCTTAGCACTTGACGCGGGTATAAATTTTTTAAGAAAAACAATATTCAGATATTCAAAAATATAA
- a CDS encoding ATP-binding cassette domain-containing protein yields MKHEYKETLLYVENLSVAYDDTVIIKDINLTEKDVIREGVDCTGQVIAFVGRSGRGKSTFFKALTGLVPCTDGKILIRDFENPEPNAAKLVKEGDIGFVDQKYTLFRHKTVHQALKFSLRKTTLSETEKESKIKEYLKVWGLENCADKYPNELSGGQRQRTAIIEQLFSSDNFIVLDEPFSGLDVGNIEEVKKSFALLCKTSDYNTVIFSTHDIELALELAQSIYVIGNPTINGKKEKYGTIVAKYDLRDIGLAWTEFGEDHRKLSKEIVHQMMIS; encoded by the coding sequence ATGAAACACGAATATAAAGAAACACTTTTATATGTAGAAAATCTTAGTGTTGCCTATGATGACACTGTAATTATAAAAGATATAAACCTTACCGAAAAAGATGTTATTCGCGAAGGAGTTGACTGTACAGGACAGGTAATTGCATTTGTGGGAAGATCTGGAAGAGGAAAATCTACTTTTTTTAAAGCCTTAACGGGATTAGTCCCTTGTACAGATGGGAAAATATTGATACGTGATTTTGAAAATCCTGAACCAAATGCTGCTAAGCTTGTTAAAGAAGGTGATATTGGTTTTGTAGATCAAAAATATACTTTGTTCAGACATAAAACAGTTCATCAGGCGCTTAAATTTTCATTGAGGAAAACAACACTTTCGGAAACTGAAAAAGAGAGTAAAATAAAAGAATATTTGAAAGTATGGGGACTGGAAAACTGTGCCGATAAATATCCAAATGAACTTTCGGGAGGGCAGAGACAAAGAACAGCAATTATAGAACAGTTGTTTTCTTCGGATAATTTTATTGTTTTGGATGAGCCTTTCTCTGGTTTAGATGTTGGAAATATTGAAGAAGTGAAAAAATCATTTGCTTTGCTTTGCAAAACTTCCGATTATAATACGGTAATATTTTCTACACATGATATTGAATTGGCTTTGGAACTAGCGCAATCAATTTATGTAATCGGGAATCCCACAATCAATGGGAAAAAAGAAAAATATGGAACTATTGTTGCAAAGTATGACCTTAGGGATATTGGACTGGCTTGGACGGAATTTGGAGAAGACCATCGAAAACTAAGTAAAGAGATTGTCCATCAAATGATGATTTCGTAA